A DNA window from Carnobacterium funditum DSM 5970 contains the following coding sequences:
- a CDS encoding MDR family MFS transporter, with protein sequence MERNKKQTNVKIVTVAIFVATFMTAVEGTIVSTAMPTIIGSLEGIAIMNWVFSIYLLTNAIMTPIYGKLSDMIGRKPILIIGLIIFVIGSSLCGLSQSMTQLIFFRAIQGIGAGAIMPVTSTIIADIYPLEKRAKIMGFNGAAWGVAGIIGPLLGGFIVDYLSWHWIFYINVPIGIATIILVSMFLHEDFSYERKAIDYLGSLTLTGTLLFSLYGIQVIGDKGTIEWSLLSWFVLAIMCFIAFIFAEKRAADPILPLSLFNNRTFVIQNLVAALVSGFLIGIDVYIPMWMQGLKGLKAALGGFAITPMSFTWVLGSFIAGQLMLKQPVKNILTSSLVIISISALIITQLPLATPFYIFLLVTALIGLGMGLAITTTTVTVQNIVPKNQIGVATSVNTLFRILGQTIMISIYGIILNKRMAEQLIIQQSKGVESKMMNELINPLTAVNLDANLLPVLRNILYVGVHNVFFYGFITVLIALIINQFDKKITIY encoded by the coding sequence ATGGAAAGAAATAAGAAACAAACAAATGTAAAAATTGTAACAGTAGCCATTTTTGTAGCAACGTTCATGACTGCTGTCGAGGGAACAATCGTATCCACTGCGATGCCTACAATTATAGGGAGTCTTGAAGGAATCGCCATTATGAATTGGGTGTTTTCTATTTATTTATTAACAAATGCTATTATGACACCAATATATGGTAAATTATCAGATATGATTGGTAGAAAGCCGATATTAATTATCGGATTAATTATTTTTGTCATCGGTTCGTCTTTATGTGGTCTTTCACAATCAATGACTCAACTTATTTTCTTTAGAGCGATTCAGGGAATAGGTGCCGGAGCTATTATGCCGGTAACGTCTACGATTATTGCAGATATATATCCTTTAGAAAAAAGAGCGAAAATCATGGGATTCAATGGTGCTGCCTGGGGCGTAGCTGGTATTATTGGTCCTTTATTAGGTGGATTTATAGTTGATTATTTGAGTTGGCATTGGATTTTTTATATCAATGTTCCTATCGGTATAGCCACTATTATTTTAGTTTCAATGTTTCTTCATGAAGACTTTTCGTATGAACGGAAAGCAATTGACTATTTAGGAAGTCTAACTCTAACTGGAACCCTATTGTTTTCACTTTATGGAATTCAAGTTATTGGAGATAAAGGAACCATCGAATGGTCTCTGTTAAGCTGGTTTGTTCTTGCTATTATGTGCTTTATTGCCTTTATTTTTGCAGAAAAACGAGCAGCTGATCCAATCTTACCGTTAAGTTTATTCAATAATCGAACCTTTGTCATTCAAAACTTAGTGGCAGCTCTAGTTAGTGGCTTTTTAATAGGCATAGATGTTTATATACCAATGTGGATGCAAGGTTTAAAAGGATTAAAAGCAGCACTGGGAGGATTTGCTATTACACCAATGTCTTTTACTTGGGTATTAGGTTCGTTCATTGCAGGACAATTAATGCTTAAGCAGCCGGTAAAAAATATTCTAACAAGTAGTTTGGTTATTATTAGTATTAGTGCTTTGATTATAACCCAGCTCCCTCTTGCAACGCCATTTTATATTTTTCTATTAGTAACTGCTTTAATCGGTTTAGGTATGGGTTTAGCAATCACAACAACAACCGTAACAGTACAAAATATTGTACCAAAAAATCAAATTGGTGTGGCTACCTCAGTTAACACCTTGTTCCGAATTTTAGGACAAACGATTATGATTTCAATCTATGGTATTATCTTAAATAAGCGGATGGCAGAACAGTTAATTATTCAGCAATCAAAAGGTGTGGAAAGTAAGATGATGAACGAGTTGATTAATCCATTAACGGCCGTCAATTTAGATGCTAATTTATTACCCGTTCTGAGAAATATCTTATACGTGGGTGTTCACAATGTTTTCTTCTATGGTTTTATTACTGTTCTTATTGCTTTAATCATCAATCAATTTGATAAAAAAATAACCATATATTAA